GCTTTTGAATGTTTTGTGAACGCAATGTTCAGACCACGTCTGGGCGATGGTCTCTATTTCTACATCGGTAGGGTTGCGTCCGAGGGTTCCGAAGTGCGTCTGAATTGCCTGCATCTCGTTCAGACTCAAGGATAGCGTTCCTTCTCGACTGATACGCATCAATTCGGCATCGTCTGCGTTCAGAATCTCTATTTCGTTAACCGTACTTGACATTACTTTCTCCGGTATTTATTTATTGCCTTCTTGAAGAGATTTTGCTGCAAATATTGTCAAGCATAATTCTTCGTTAAAGAGTTCATAGACAGGTATTTTCCCACTCAACTGCTCACTTTCGTTCAGAATGATGCCAACACCTTCTCCACGTCCTTCTAAAAAATGTCTCCGCTTTACTTGTTTTTCTACATCGTCATCTAAAGTAATTTCCGAAAGTAAACGTGCCAAGAGTTCATTACGCGTGGCTTGATTATAGGGTAATTTATCAATTGTTAAAGAATTTGCTAATGCCCCCGGGGAATATAACTCAAGCCGGTCAGCAAACATGAACAGGCGAATTTTTGAGCCGTGTTTTGAATAGTCTCTATGAACAACCGCGTTAACGATTGCCTCAAATACGGCACGCATGCTGTATTGGGGCTGGTCTATCCTTCCAACTTCCTTACGCGCGGATACCTCGTTGTGTTTTTGAACAAATTTAAAGGCATCTATAATCTGTTGGTCAAGAGGACCTCTAAAATCCTTTGCATCAATCTGGTAGTTGGCATCTTTTACTTTCCCGCTATAATAAACGGCTTGGATAAAACTGTTATATAGGCAATCATCAGGTGTATCGTGACACATCAAAACCCCAGCGACAGAAGCCCGAATCTCCCTGCCTTCCTGAACGAGTAAAGTTCTTTTTAGGAGTAGGTCCTCTATCACATTTTCAGTGGCATCTTCTGTGATGAATCGTTGATAGAGCGGTTCTCTTAGTGTTCTTCTATATGTGTTTGGAACGGGTAGTGTGTTGAAATGAGTTTTGCGTGGTTGTGAACGGGTTTGAAACAGGCGTGTTAACTGTTGTGTTGACATCTCTTTTTTTGTTTTTTCTCGACGCGTGTAATACCCGTTATGAGTCTTGTGAACAAAAAAACTTCGCGGGATCTCTATTTTTAGCAGGTTTTTACCATCAAGCCGTAATTTTTCCGTGAAGATCGGAACGGTAGGTTCAATGCTATCATTGCATATTTCAATAACCCTTTTTTCTACATTATCCAATTTCTGCAGTTCAATTCCAATGATTTCTTTGTTGTCGTCAACGCCAATGAGTATCATTCCCCCTTGGGCATTTGCAAAAGCAGCGATCTCGTCTGCTATGTTGTCTCTGTGAGGGACATCTCTTTTGAATTCCATCGTTGAGTCTTCACCAAGAAGAATTTTTTCAATAAGTTCGGTTTGACTGTGAAACATAACTAACCTCCAAGATGAATACGTTTATAACGCTGTTCAAATGCCCTTTCTCCACCTTCAAGAATGTTGCATATAGATTCTCTAACATTTCTTTGTTGGATACTTGCGGGATGTTGCACTTCAGTTTGACCATCCACTGCCTCAAGTGGCAAAACCATTTCAGCATCACCATTAACCACGATATTGGCATTGTGTGTCACCACGATAACCTGCCGTTTGCTTTTATTTCACGCAACCCGTTTGTAGCATAACCTGTTAGATTGTGCATCTCAGAACGCAAACTGAAAGTTTACGCTACAAAACACCTACCCATAATGACCCATTTCAATGAAAAACGGTATCTGCATGCCGAAATCTTGTAAGTAGCAACTTGGGTTAATCAGAGGAACCAGATTTTTCAGGTTTCCTTTTGCGATAGGGTGAGAAATCCGCGTAGTTCAT
This DNA window, taken from Candidatus Poribacteria bacterium, encodes the following:
- a CDS encoding transcriptional regulator yields the protein MFHSQTELIEKILLGEDSTMEFKRDVPHRDNIADEIAAFANAQGGMILIGVDDNKEIIGIELQKLDNVEKRVIEICNDSIEPTVPIFTEKLRLDGKNLLKIEIPRSFFVHKTHNGYYTRREKTKKEMSTQQLTRLFQTRSQPRKTHFNTLPVPNTYRRTLREPLYQRFITEDATENVIEDLLLKRTLLVQEGREIRASVAGVLMCHDTPDDCLYNSFIQAVYYSGKVKDANYQIDAKDFRGPLDQQIIDAFKFVQKHNEVSARKEVGRIDQPQYSMRAVFEAIVNAVVHRDYSKHGSKIRLFMFADRLELYSPGALANSLTIDKLPYNQATRNELLARLLSEITLDDDVEKQVKRRHFLEGRGEGVGIILNESEQLSGKIPVYELFNEELCLTIFAAKSLQEGNK